In the Nitrospirales bacterium LBB_01 genome, one interval contains:
- a CDS encoding TM2 domain-containing protein yields MFGLNQGGDIVSNDKTLTNESPKSRLIALLLCFFLGWAGGHRFYCNKLGTGLIMLFTMGGFGLWYFVDIVMISLGSFKDKDNLPIARW; encoded by the coding sequence ATGTTTGGATTGAATCAAGGAGGTGATATTGTGTCTAATGACAAGACTTTAACGAATGAATCTCCAAAGAGCCGCTTAATAGCATTATTACTGTGCTTTTTCCTAGGCTGGGCAGGCGGTCACAGGTTTTACTGTAACAAGCTCGGTACCGGACTGATAATGCTCTTTACTATGGGTGGATTTGGTTTGTGGTACTTTGTTGACATCGTGATGATTTCCCTGGGGTCGTTTAAGGACAAGGACAATCTTCCTATAGCAAGGTGGTAG